The Ruania halotolerans genome contains the following window.
CGTAGCCCTCGGACTGGACGAGGTCATCGAGATCGTCGTTGTACTGCGGGAGGTACTCCTCGAGGTAGTGACGCGGCGCGATCAGGGTGTTTGCCCCGGCGCCACCGCTCGCCATCGAGGAAAGGAACATCCCGTTGGGCTGGGCGAAGGCGATGGTGAAGGTGTAGTCGTCCTCGACCTGCAGAGTGGCGAGCTCGCCGTCATGCATCAGAGGTCCGGCGCCCAGGCCGCGGATCGAGGCCAGGTCCTCATCCGTCCACAGGTCGTTGAAGGCGAACTCGATGTCTGCCGTGGTGAACGGCTCACCGTCGGACCAGCGCATGCCCTCGCGCAGGGTGAAGGTGAACTCCTGGCCGTCCTCGCTCACCTCGTATCCAGCGGCGATGTTGGGGATCACTTCCGCGTCGCCGGGCGCCCCGGTCCAGTCCGAGGCCCAGCGGACCAGGCCCTCGTAGCCGATCGTCAGGTCCAGCCACACCTCGTCGCCGGGACCAGTCGTGGCGGTGCGCCACGTGCCCCCGTACTGGCCGATCTGTTCCGTGGGCTCGACGACCAGAGGATCCGCAGGGAGTCGTTCCTCCACTGGTGGGAGTTCGCCCGATTCCACGAGTTCCGTAAGCATCGGGGCCTCGCCACTGCTGGCTGGTTCGCCAGCTGAGCTCTCGCGTGGATCGTCCACAGGTTCACCGGTGCAGGCAGCGAGCAGCGCTGCAGTCGCGGTCAGTGCGGTGGCTGCAACAACGCGCCGGCGGCCCACGAGACCACGGGGGCGTGCGGCCGGTTGGCCGCCAGATGGTCGAAGTCGTGTCATGTCGGGCCTCTCTCCTCGTCGAGTTCGGGTCGAACAGCCGCCGCCGGAATCGCTGACCGATCGTCGCGATCGTCGTCATCGCTGGACGCGGTTGGGCACGGCGGCCTTGGTGACCTTCACTATGCCGAGCGCATTCGGCGTGACTCCATAGACCCGTTACCGCCTATTTGCACAAATCGCTGACGACGTTCGGCCATCGAAGCAGGGTGTTGTCCCCGGTGCAAGCTCTGGATGTCAGCGGGAACGGATGACGCGAGCCGGTACCCCGACGGCGAGACTGTTCGGCGGAATGTCCGAAGTCACCACCGCTCCCGCTCCGATGACGCTGCCGTGACCTATGCGGACGCCAGCCATCACGCTGACGCGCCCAGCCAGCCAGACATCGTCCTCGATCGTGATCGGGGCCGGTTCGACACCCTGGGTATGGATCGGGGCACCGGGCGCGAAGCGATGGTTCGCCGCGATGAGCATCACGTGCGGGGCGATCCGGACGCCGTCGCCGATCCAGATCTGCCCGCTTGGGTCTGCCCGGGTGCCGTAGCCCACGAGCACGGCATAGGCCTGCACGGAGCAGTCCTCACCCAGCCGGACGTTGCCTTGCACGACGGCGCCGGGTGCCACCGCGGCCCGCTCGCCCAGCACGATCTCGCCCCCTCGCGGGTGGATCCGCGCCTCGGGGTGGATCCGTACTGAGCCAGGTGCCGTGACGTGCTTGTGCCGGCGCATGCCTTGTCGACCGAGCCAGAGGAGGGCGCTCTGCCGCAGGCCGCGCGGTGGCAGCGAACTGTGTCCGCCGTCCAGGAGTCTCCAGCTCATTGCGGAACCGCGATCTCGATCAGTGCTGCGTCGCGTCCGGGCAGGCGGTTGCATAGGACTGCGCCCCCGCTGGGGTGGAACACCGGGTGCGCGTCGATCCGATGGGGCGATCGGCCTGGCGGATAGTCGCTGCCGCTGCTGAGCGGGAGGGGTGTGGTGGCGAGCACCTGCCCGTTCTCGCGGGAGATGAAGCAGACGCGGCCGTCGGGTGGGTAGTGGTCGGTGACGATCAGGTCGGGGTCGGTGGGGCTCACGCTCGGGTGGCCGCCTGAGCTGTGCGAGCTGATTCGCCGGTACCCACTGCCGTCGTAGCGCACCTCGGCCAGGCACATTGCATCGGGATCGTCCGGGTCTGGGCCGTATCCGATGAGGCGCTCGTTGTCGGGCTGCCAGGACCAGTGCACCCCACGCCGTCCGTGGGACAGGCTGACGGGCACATGTAGGTCGGTCAGGTCGCTTCGCAGCGTGACGACGTCCTTGATGCGTGGCTCGCCGCGGTCAGCGGGAACGCCGTTGTTGCCGTAGAAGAACAGCAGCCGCGAGCCGTCCGGGCTCCACCGAACACAGAAGACGAGCAGGGTGAGTCCGTCGTCGGCGCCCAAGCGGGCACGTGCTTCTTCGTCGGCAATGCGGATCCGGTCGCGGTCCGGGTGCTGCGCGAGTACCTCTGCCGCGTTCAGACGCAGCCGGGCGGATGGTGGGTCGAGGCTGTACTCGAACAGCCCGTGGGCGTCACGCTCCTGGATCGGGACCGGCGAGAGGTCCGGGCGGTAGGAGCCGTGGTGATCGGTGGCCTGGAGCATCCCGAGCAGTCCTGAGAGCAGCGGACCGTCGTTCGGGGTGCCGCCATCCATCGACCCCTCGACCACGTCCTCGGCGCCGGTCTGCAGGTCGCGGCGGAAGAATCGCGGTGAGTCCGGCGTGGCCGAGCCGTAGAAGACTGCTGAGCCGTCTGCGCTCCATGTCTGCCACCGCCCGGTGTGGAAGAAGGAGTTGTCTGTCGGGCCGGTCCCGAACCGGTCCACCTCGTGGCCGTCGGAGTCCAGCACCACGACATGGCTTTCTCCGCGCTCCAGGTCCGCGCCGGCTGCCAGGATCATTCCGCTGCCGTCCGGGCGGTACGGGCTCACGGTGTAGTAAGCGTGGACCAGCCACAGCCCCGGAACGGAGATCCGGCGTATGATGTCCGCGGGCGGGGCGTTGTGCAGATCGGCTGTGTTCACCTCAGTGATCATGCGTTCCTGGCTGTGCGATGTCCATGGACGGATCCCGGAGCGTTTGCCGCTTCTGCTGCTGGTGTGAGCACCGGGTACGTCCTGTCCTTTCGGCAGCGATTCATGCAAACCGTCCGGAGCTGCTCAGTGATCAGCATCCATGCTGGCCGGCGGGCGTAGGCCGCAGCGGCCGTGCGAGACAGCGAACCGGGCTGTCCGAGTAGTTGTCCCAATCGATGACGACGTCCACTCACCGGGGCGTTGCACTCACACCTGGCTGGCATTCGCGCTTGGTGATATGCGGCCGACGTCAGTACGACCTGATCCTTCCCGAGCTGACGTCCGTGAGCGTCGGTGCACCGTCGTCAGTCAGTTGGAGGCGCCACAGCGGCGAGCCGCCGTTGCTGATCTCGATGCCATCGCCGAATGAGCCGGTCGCATGCCACGCCCGGATGGCGCTCTCCTCGTCCATCAAGACGGAGTACACCGCCAGATGGGACGTCGTCGGTCGGGCGGTCGTCAGCGTGTAGCGAGATCCTGCGCCTTCCCGGGACTGCCCGCGCTGATTCGGCTCCGGGTGGTAGACGTCGTGCATGTAGGTCCAGCCTCGTTGCAGATCGCCGACGTTCGGGCCTTCTGGCGACTGTGAGGCGACCTGAAGGAGCTTCAAGGCTGCGTCCCTTCGCCGGAAGACCAGGCGGGTGTGCGAAGCGACGTTTGTCTGTAGCGCGTTGTCCCGGTTGTTCGCGATGAAGTGAGAGCGCACGTGAACCGGTTCGCTCGCCTCGATCCGGTCGATGATCAGCACGATGTTTGGGAGGATCGCCAGCCAGGTGCGCTCGGCACGAGTGATCGGCTCACCGTATGCCGACGCGGCGTCGGCACGTACCGCTGTCACCTGACCGTCGTCGGTGAGTAGTGTTCGCCTGTTCGAGGGGCTGTTCGCCGTGGTCGGCTTCGTCTGCTCGAGAGGGTGACCGTCCGCCGTCGTGAACGTCCACGTGCTGTGCGAATCGGTGGCAGCGGACGCGCGATCGGCCTGGAGCCGGTACGTGCAGTGGCCCGGGTCGGCCAGTATCCGCTCGCCGCGATAGATCACCATGAAGCTGTTCTCGTCGCAATGGCGATGCGAGGCCGTGCGGAGCTGCTTGTGACCGGCTTGCATACCGAGCACGGTGGCGTCGTCACGCCAGTCGTCACGGGTGATGACCGGTCCGGCGGCGAACCCGCGAGTGCGCGACAGGCCTGCATCCTCCGGTCCTATCGCCTCGGCGGCCTCGCTCAGCAGTACGAGGCTGCGCCACCGATAGTTGTTGAAGAAGCCGAAGGTGTCGCCGCCGACCGAGGCCAGCGCGGGATCGGCATAGGTCGTGTCGAAGAGCCACCGGGCGAGGCCCGCCTCGGTCGGGTGTGAAGCTCGCGATCGTGAGGCGACGTGCAGCAGGAGGTCACCGGACGGGCGGAACAGGGCGGCTGAGTCACCGAAGTTGAGCGCCCTCGGGTAAGCGCCCGGACCCCAGCCGGGCGTCGGTTTCATGGCGAGGTGGGAGTGGACAGCCCAGGGAACGACTCGCGTGTACGCGGCGACGTCGAGCCGATCGGCCAGGCGCGGATCATGAGCGAGGAGAACATCGCGCGTGTGGGCCAGGTGCACGCTGGCGTAGTTCCAGTACTGCAGCGATTCGTCATAGGAGTCCGCCTGGTACAAAGAGTGGGCATTCTGGTAGTGCTCGACTGACGCTTCGATGGCCTCGGTGTCATCCAGCAGGACCGCCGTGGTCGCAAACCCGGCGAGCAGCACCATGAACCAGTTGTTCCCGGATCGATGCGGCAGGGCCGTGCGGCATGGTTCGTGGCAGTGGGATCGCAACGCCACGCGGATCCGCTCCTGCTCGGTCCGGTCGAAGAGGTCGGGGCAGAGCCACAGCGCTGTGGCGAGGGCGACACCGATGTGTGCCGTTTCCAGCATGCCTTGGGGAGGGTTCTCACGGCGCCGGAAGAACGGGCCGATCCAGTCGTCCGTCGGGCGATCGCAGATCGCGAGGACTTCGTTGCGGAGCCACTCGCCCCGCTCGGCCGAGGGGTCCATCCGCTGGATGAATGCGACGTCGGTGAGTCGTTCCCACACCACATGACGCCAGTCCATCGCGCCGCCGTCATCGGCCGGAGTGGCGACTCCCTGTGCCGCCGACCACCGGTCTGCTCGCCTCTGGAGGTGGTCGTACAGGTCGGCGGGCTGCCCTGGTGTGGCGATGGCACGGCGTACGCGCGCCTCGTCCTCGGTTGAGAGCATCATCGGCTCGAGGGCACCCTTCAATCGATGTGCGTGTCGTAGCCAAGTATCTGTACGGCCAGCGGCAACCGCCATTGACCCTCTGACGCTTCTTTGTCTGATCAGACGACGTGGATGGCCCGTCCTGCGCGGCCACAGTCGCGCGCGATGGCATCTCGGCCCGTGCTCCATGGACGAACCAAGGACGTGGTCCAGGCCCCGAACGTCGGCGGCGGGCTGACAGCCTTGGGCGCGGGCTGAGAGGTCATCGCGGTGACGAACTATCCACAAACCCCCTGGGAGCACTCGGGCGCGCTGAGAGTGCTGGGTCCTACGGTGCCCAGATGGTGAACCGGGGAGAGCGGCATAGCCCACATGATGCAAGGTTCCGCACCTGAGTGCTGTCCAGGCCAAACTCGGAGCGCGCAACCGGGTGGATGTGGCCGTGCTGGCCGAGCGGGCGGGCCCTCTCGCAGGATTACACCAGGCGCCACGACGATCGCCTGACATACCCTAGGCAGGCTGACTCACCGCGACCGGTCGGTCACACTGCTACACCTGTGTCAAACCGCGGACGTCAGCCGCCCGACGCCTCGAGCACGACTCCCGCAGCGGCCATCGCCTCCCGCGCTGCCTCACCGAGTTCCTCGCTGACGGGCGCCGTCAGGTCGGTCAGCACCCGGGTGGCGAGGTGATGCTTGACGGCATCCAGCGCCGTTTCCTTCACGCAGTGCGACTCGGCCAGCCCGACCACATCGACCTCGGTGATCTCCGCCTCGGCGAGGATCGTGGCGAGCGGATGGCCTTCGGCATCGGTGCCCTCGAAGCCTGAGTAGGCGGCGGCGTAGGCGCCCTTCTTCACCGATGCATCCGGGGCCAGGTCAGCCAGGGCCGGGTGCAGCTCGGCCTCGGCGGTGCCGGCCACGCCGTGCGGTGGCCAGGTGTCGACGAAGTCCGGAGTGTCCGAGAAGTGCTCGCCCGGGTCGAGGTGCCAGTCCTGTGTAGTCGCCACGAGGTCGTAGTCGTCCCGGTGGGCCGCCGCATAGGCCGCGACACGCTCGGCGACGGCATTGCCACCCTGGACGGCCAGCGCGCCACCTTCGCAGAAGGTTGGCTGCACGTCGACAACCAGGAGCGCGCGATGCGTGGTCATGGTCACTCCTTTCGTCCGTGGGAAGTGGTCCTCCTACTGTGCACCCGCAGCGCCGTCATCGGCCACCGAAGGTGCCGTGCGTATCCGAGCGCCCCGGCACATCGCTGGTCGGATCGCGGCCGAACTCCGGGTCCGTGGCAGGGCCCCACCACCGGTCGTAGCTGTGGTCGGCCTCGACGATGCTGTCGCTGTGGCCGTCGACGATCCGGCCCAGGTTGTACAGCGACTCGGAGTCATGGTCGTAGTAGTTGCTGTGCTCACCGAAGTCGTACGTGGAGCCGCGGCCCTCGGACTCGGCCTCGAACCTCGTGGCCCCGAAATCCGCCGACGATGGGTCGACGCCGAGCCCACCCGGGTTGTGCCACGCGCCTTCGTCGCCGAACAGCGCCACCGGGTCGCGGCTGTTGCGTCCCACGAAAACGTGATCCGCGCCGACGCTGAAGTCGTCGGCGGTCTCGGCCGGGCCCGCACCTGGGCTGCCGATCAGCGCCACGTTGTCGGCATCGAGGTCATGTTCGGTCGCGGCATAGGAGGTGGTGGTGGAGCCGTAACTGTGGCCGATCACCGTCAGGTGCGCCGTATCTGCCCGGGAGGCGCGGAGGGCGTCGATGGCATCGGCGAGCCGACCCCCGCCGTCTTCGGCCCGTCCGGTGGTGAGGGTGTCCACGTCCACAGCGCTCTCGGGGGTGTCGTAGCCCAACCAGAACATGCTCGCGACCGACGAGCCGTCCCCGCCGTACCTCGCTGACTCGTACAGGTTGCTCGCCTTCGTGGCGTACCCGGGGGCATCAGTCATCTCCGTGGTGATCCCCGGTACCTGCACGGCCACATCGGTTGCGGTGTCCAGATCACCGACCGCGACGGCGATCCGTCCGTCGCCGTTGAAGGCGCGGGGGTCGTAGAGCCACAGTGTTCCGCCCGCCTTCTGTCCGGAGATGGGATCGGTGAAGTCGTCGAGCTGCTTGAGCGCCTCCTGCGTGGCGCGAGCATTGGTGAGCGTTTTCTGCCCCGTCTCGGTGATCGTGCCATCGCGCTCTTTCGCCGACAGCGTGGTGAGGTCTCGCTCGAGCAGGATGCGGTTGGCGGCGTCGCGTGCCGATGCCGGGAGCCCGTCCCCCGAGCCGATCAGCTCCGGGAGGGCCTCGATCGCTGCCTCCCGCTCTTGTGTCGTGAGATTCGCCCACCACGAGGCGCGATCTGCCGCCGAGACGGTGCCCGGCCAGAGCTGAACCACGGCGAGGACACGTTCGACGAGGTTCAGTTCGAGGTCACCGTCAAGCGGGGCCGAGGCGAGGATGGCGGCGAGCGCCTCCTCGCTTTCGGTGATCTCGCTGACCAAACTCTGCTGCTGCGCCGCGATCTCGGCGTATTGCGTAGCGAGAAGCTGTGCTCGGTCACGAAGATCGTCGGCGGCAGCGTCCGTCGGATCTTCGATGGCCGAGAGCGCATCCAGCAGTGCGAAGCGTTCAGCGTCAGCAGTAGCGCCGAGTTCGGTTAGCTTCTGCCGTTCGGCGAGATGGGCACGGCGTCTGCCTGCGAAGGCGTCGACGCCGTCCGCCGCCCCCCGTAGCGCCGCGGCGGCGTCGGCATGGGCGCGGCCGGCAGTGGTGATGCGGCGCTGATAGGCCAGGAAGGCGATCCCGATCCAGGAGTCGCCCAGTTCGGAGAGCCGGGCAGCAGTGTCCGCGGCACCCTCGCACCGGTCGGCGAGCGAGGACAGATCGGCCGCGACCTGCTCGCACTGACCGGGGTTCCCCTCGAGCTCGGGCAGCATGGGGACCGCGTCGGGGACCTGGATACCGAGTGCGCTCATGGCGCACCTGCCGGTGTCCGGACGCGGAGCACGGTGCGCAGCGACTTCGGTACATGAACGAGCGCGAGCGTCGTGCCGGCGCGATCGGCGAGAACTCTCGGGTAGCCGGTCGCTGGTACGAGAACTCTCCACCGCCGGTCGCGCAGGTCATCGGCGGCGGCCCGGAGCGTGGTGGACTCGATGGCCGTACCGGCGAGGGTGAGGGTGCTCTCCCGGTGCCGTTCGTGAGGCGTGCCGACCCAGCGGTGCTCAGCCTCCGGTGCGGTTCCGGGCACCAGGGCCGACCACAGATCAACCACCACTCGGTCGAACTCTTCCTCCGAGGTTTCCCTGCGGGGCGGTGCCACCTCTGCTGCCGCGTCCGAGGATCCGGCGCCCACACCCAAGGATCCGCGGTCCTCGACGAGCACGAGATCGATATCCGGGTGCCGGGCACGGACGGTGCTCCAGAATGGGTCGTCAGCAACCAGTCTCGCGGCCTCAGGTCCCCTGTTGCGCATGCCATCTCTTTCGAGTCGGTGCCGAGTGTCTCCCAGCCTGCCGGGCCGGGGCATGGCCCGGTAGGGCTGAACTCCCCATTGCCGGATCAGGCGGGATGCCGCCATGGTTCGCGCCGTTGGTGGAAGCCACGAACTGCCCGCACGCTCACCCCACTCTCTTCACACCTCGGGCAGTAGCGTTGACCTATGGACTTCCGCCGCATCGAGGGGCTGCCCCCGTACGTCTTCACGATCATCGACTCCCTCAAGCTCGAGGCGCGGCGAGCTGGGCGCGACGTGGTGGATCTCGGCTTCGGGAACCCGGACCTCCCCAGCCCGGAGATCGCCGTCGAGAAGCTCGCCGAGGCGGCCCGCAACACCCGCAACCACCGCTACTCCTCCTCCCGCGGCATCCCGAACCTGCGCCTGGCGGTGGCGAATCACTACAACCGCCGGTTCGGGGTGACGCTCGATCCGGAGCGTGAGGTGCTGACGACGATCGGCGCCAAAGAAGGTTTCAGCCACCTCATGTGGGTGCTGCTGCAGGCCGGAGATGCCGCGATCGTGCCCGCCCCGAGTTACCCGATCCACATCTGGGGACCGTACTTCGCCGGAGCGGACGCCCGGCAGGTGCCCATCGGTGATGGCACCGACGGCGCCGGGTACATCGACCGGGTGATGGAAGCCTGGGAGCTGGGCTGGCCCAAGCCCCGCGTGATCGTGCTCTCCTTCCCGCACAACCCCACCACGTCCACGGTGGAGCTGGAGGACCTGCAACGCCTGGTGGACTGGGCCCGGGAACGGGACGTGGTGCTCGTACACGACCTCGCCTATGCCGATATGTGCTTCGACGGGTGGGAGCCTCCCTCGCTGATGCAGTGTGAGGGCGGTAAGGAGGTTGGTGTCGAGCTGTATTCGATGACCAAGTCGTACTCGATGGCCGGGTGGCGGGTGGCCTTCCTCGTCGGCCGCCAAGACGTGATCAAGGCACTGATCCAGCTCAAGAGCTACCTCGACTACGGCACGTTCCAGCCGATCCAGATCGCCGCGACCGTCACCCTGAACGAGGCCACCGAGTACCCGGCCGAGCTCAGCGGGATCTACCAGTCCCGGCGCGATGCCCTCTATGACGGCTTGCACCGGGTGGGCTGGGACATCCTGAAACCGAAGGG
Protein-coding sequences here:
- a CDS encoding aminotransferase class I/II-fold pyridoxal phosphate-dependent enzyme, with protein sequence MDFRRIEGLPPYVFTIIDSLKLEARRAGRDVVDLGFGNPDLPSPEIAVEKLAEAARNTRNHRYSSSRGIPNLRLAVANHYNRRFGVTLDPEREVLTTIGAKEGFSHLMWVLLQAGDAAIVPAPSYPIHIWGPYFAGADARQVPIGDGTDGAGYIDRVMEAWELGWPKPRVIVLSFPHNPTTSTVELEDLQRLVDWARERDVVLVHDLAYADMCFDGWEPPSLMQCEGGKEVGVELYSMTKSYSMAGWRVAFLVGRQDVIKALIQLKSYLDYGTFQPIQIAATVTLNEATEYPAELSGIYQSRRDALYDGLHRVGWDILKPKGTMFAWARIPEPYREMDSIEFARHLVTECDVAVSPGVGFGPGGEGYVRFALIENEQRISQAVRNIRRGLTRLVTG
- a CDS encoding acyltransferase encodes the protein MSWRLLDGGHSSLPPRGLRQSALLWLGRQGMRRHKHVTAPGSVRIHPEARIHPRGGEIVLGERAAVAPGAVVQGNVRLGEDCSVQAYAVLVGYGTRADPSGQIWIGDGVRIAPHVMLIAANHRFAPGAPIHTQGVEPAPITIEDDVWLAGRVSVMAGVRIGHGSVIGAGAVVTSDIPPNSLAVGVPARVIRSR
- a CDS encoding heparinase II/III domain-containing protein gives rise to the protein MMLSTEDEARVRRAIATPGQPADLYDHLQRRADRWSAAQGVATPADDGGAMDWRHVVWERLTDVAFIQRMDPSAERGEWLRNEVLAICDRPTDDWIGPFFRRRENPPQGMLETAHIGVALATALWLCPDLFDRTEQERIRVALRSHCHEPCRTALPHRSGNNWFMVLLAGFATTAVLLDDTEAIEASVEHYQNAHSLYQADSYDESLQYWNYASVHLAHTRDVLLAHDPRLADRLDVAAYTRVVPWAVHSHLAMKPTPGWGPGAYPRALNFGDSAALFRPSGDLLLHVASRSRASHPTEAGLARWLFDTTYADPALASVGGDTFGFFNNYRWRSLVLLSEAAEAIGPEDAGLSRTRGFAAGPVITRDDWRDDATVLGMQAGHKQLRTASHRHCDENSFMVIYRGERILADPGHCTYRLQADRASAATDSHSTWTFTTADGHPLEQTKPTTANSPSNRRTLLTDDGQVTAVRADAASAYGEPITRAERTWLAILPNIVLIIDRIEASEPVHVRSHFIANNRDNALQTNVASHTRLVFRRRDAALKLLQVASQSPEGPNVGDLQRGWTYMHDVYHPEPNQRGQSREGAGSRYTLTTARPTTSHLAVYSVLMDEESAIRAWHATGSFGDGIEISNGGSPLWRLQLTDDGAPTLTDVSSGRIRSY
- a CDS encoding alpha/beta hydrolase codes for the protein MSALGIQVPDAVPMLPELEGNPGQCEQVAADLSSLADRCEGAADTAARLSELGDSWIGIAFLAYQRRITTAGRAHADAAAALRGAADGVDAFAGRRRAHLAERQKLTELGATADAERFALLDALSAIEDPTDAAADDLRDRAQLLATQYAEIAAQQQSLVSEITESEEALAAILASAPLDGDLELNLVERVLAVVQLWPGTVSAADRASWWANLTTQEREAAIEALPELIGSGDGLPASARDAANRILLERDLTTLSAKERDGTITETGQKTLTNARATQEALKQLDDFTDPISGQKAGGTLWLYDPRAFNGDGRIAVAVGDLDTATDVAVQVPGITTEMTDAPGYATKASNLYESARYGGDGSSVASMFWLGYDTPESAVDVDTLTTGRAEDGGGRLADAIDALRASRADTAHLTVIGHSYGSTTTSYAATEHDLDADNVALIGSPGAGPAETADDFSVGADHVFVGRNSRDPVALFGDEGAWHNPGGLGVDPSSADFGATRFEAESEGRGSTYDFGEHSNYYDHDSESLYNLGRIVDGHSDSIVEADHSYDRWWGPATDPEFGRDPTSDVPGRSDTHGTFGGR
- a CDS encoding isochorismatase family protein, which produces MTTHRALLVVDVQPTFCEGGALAVQGGNAVAERVAAYAAAHRDDYDLVATTQDWHLDPGEHFSDTPDFVDTWPPHGVAGTAEAELHPALADLAPDASVKKGAYAAAYSGFEGTDAEGHPLATILAEAEITEVDVVGLAESHCVKETALDAVKHHLATRVLTDLTAPVSEELGEAAREAMAAAGVVLEASGG